A DNA window from Thalassospiraceae bacterium LMO-JJ14 contains the following coding sequences:
- a CDS encoding thiamine pyrophosphate-dependent enzyme: protein MTEVTLNRVGALPQIFPNPDDYLFVTGLAGPARDAAALTGDGANMFTMAGCMGASMTMGLGMALGAPERDVVVIAGDGEMMMNIGSLATIASQAPKNLTIVCVDNGGHGETGGQDGHTSVRTNLAKVADGFGIENVLTVSTDAGLKDAAEFVKSGDGPRFLWLRVMAGEPTKFKRNMNPAECRVRFKAAFQAA, encoded by the coding sequence ATGACCGAAGTAACACTGAACCGTGTCGGCGCACTGCCGCAGATTTTCCCGAACCCGGACGATTACCTGTTCGTGACCGGCCTTGCCGGGCCGGCCCGCGATGCTGCTGCGCTGACGGGCGACGGGGCGAATATGTTCACCATGGCCGGCTGCATGGGCGCGTCCATGACCATGGGGCTCGGTATGGCGCTGGGCGCACCTGAGCGCGACGTGGTCGTCATTGCCGGTGACGGCGAGATGATGATGAACATCGGCTCGCTGGCGACCATCGCCAGCCAGGCGCCGAAGAATCTGACCATCGTCTGTGTCGATAACGGCGGGCACGGGGAGACCGGCGGTCAGGACGGGCACACGTCGGTGCGTACCAACCTGGCAAAGGTCGCCGACGGCTTCGGGATCGAGAATGTCCTGACGGTCTCAACCGACGCCGGGCTCAAGGACGCCGCCGAATTCGTCAAGTCCGGCGACGGTCCGCGCTTTCTGTGGCTTCGCGTCATGGCCGGTGAGCCGACCAAGTTCAAACGTAACATGAACCCGGCCGAATGCCGGGTCAGGTTCAAGGCGGCGTTTCAGGCGGCCTGA
- a CDS encoding acyl-CoA synthetase has product MRVIVWSLLIFALLLIVALPTVMLIAFAMLPTIVAVIIDRTEERSAAFCVGGLNFCGMFPYLMDLWFGDHDLGQAIQILTDVFALAVMYGGACMGWMLYLSLPPVIASFIQVMSERRLEQLRKTQRQILDEWGDEVITDADLGGDGLTPQQPADEKVPAAA; this is encoded by the coding sequence ATGCGCGTTATAGTCTGGTCCCTGCTGATTTTTGCCCTGCTGCTGATCGTTGCGCTGCCGACGGTTATGCTGATCGCCTTTGCCATGCTACCGACGATTGTCGCAGTCATCATCGACCGGACCGAGGAACGTTCCGCGGCATTCTGCGTCGGCGGCCTTAATTTCTGCGGCATGTTCCCGTATCTGATGGACCTCTGGTTCGGCGATCATGACCTTGGTCAGGCAATCCAGATCCTCACCGATGTCTTCGCATTGGCCGTCATGTACGGCGGCGCATGTATGGGCTGGATGCTCTATCTGTCATTACCGCCGGTCATCGCGTCGTTTATTCAGGTCATGTCGGAACGGCGACTGGAACAGCTTCGCAAAACACAACGTCAAATCCTCGATGAATGGGGCGATGAAGTGATCACCGATGCAGACCTAGGCGGTGACGGTCTGACTCCTCAGCAACCTGCCGACGAGAAAGTACCGGCGGCCGCCTAG
- the thiC gene encoding phosphomethylpyrimidine synthase ThiC, with amino-acid sequence MNVIRKPANADVTHGPLPASEKIYIQGERLGGVGVPMRRIHVHESANEEPLTVYDTSGIYTDPNAHIDIDTGLPRIREAWIEARGDTESYQGRDIKPEDNGNVGDDKLVPQFPTANAPRRAKKGVKSISQMAYARQGIVTPEMEYVAIRENLLRDLSPEEAAKLKAEAERWGAEIPDVVTPEFVRDEVARGRAIIPNNVNHPETEPMAIGRNFLVKINANIGNSAVTSSVADEVDKMVWAIRWGADTVMDLSTGRNIHNIRDWIIRNSPVPIGTVPIYQALEKVERAEDLTWEIYRDTLIEQCEQGVDYFTIHAGIRLKHIHLTADRVTGIVSRGGSIISQWCLAHHKESFLYEKFDEICDILAAYDVAFSLGDGFRPGSGADANDAAQFAELETLGELTKIAWAKDVQVMIEGPGHVPMHKIKLNMEKQLDVCGEAPFYTLGPLVTDIAPGYDHITSGIGAAMIGWYGTAMLCYVTPKEHLGLPDRNDVKEGVVTYKIAAHAADLAKGHPGAAARDDALSRARFEFRWEDQFNLGLDPDRARDFHDQTLPKDAHKTAHFCSMCGPKFCAMEITNLVRDYAKDGMEEMSKKFVDEGAELYKEEYKDEAAKVAASGDDD; translated from the coding sequence ATGAACGTTATACGCAAACCCGCCAATGCCGACGTGACACACGGTCCGCTGCCGGCGTCCGAAAAAATATATATCCAGGGCGAACGCCTGGGCGGCGTCGGTGTGCCGATGCGCCGCATTCATGTGCATGAAAGCGCCAACGAAGAGCCGCTGACGGTTTACGACACGTCCGGCATTTATACCGATCCCAATGCGCATATCGACATCGACACCGGTCTGCCGCGTATTCGCGAGGCATGGATCGAAGCACGCGGCGATACCGAGAGCTATCAGGGCCGCGATATCAAGCCGGAAGACAACGGCAATGTCGGCGACGACAAGCTGGTGCCGCAATTCCCGACCGCGAATGCGCCGCGCCGTGCCAAGAAAGGCGTCAAATCCATCTCGCAGATGGCTTATGCACGCCAGGGTATCGTCACGCCTGAAATGGAATACGTGGCGATCCGTGAAAACCTGCTACGCGACCTGTCGCCCGAGGAAGCCGCCAAGCTGAAGGCCGAGGCCGAGCGCTGGGGGGCGGAAATTCCCGACGTGGTGACGCCGGAATTCGTCCGCGACGAAGTTGCGCGCGGCCGTGCCATCATCCCCAACAACGTCAACCACCCGGAAACCGAGCCGATGGCCATCGGCCGCAATTTCCTGGTCAAGATCAACGCCAACATCGGCAACTCCGCCGTCACCTCGTCGGTCGCCGACGAAGTCGACAAGATGGTGTGGGCGATCCGCTGGGGTGCCGACACCGTCATGGACCTGTCGACGGGCCGCAACATCCACAACATCCGCGACTGGATCATCCGCAATTCGCCGGTGCCGATCGGCACCGTGCCGATCTATCAGGCGCTTGAAAAAGTCGAACGCGCCGAGGACCTGACCTGGGAAATCTATCGCGACACGCTGATCGAACAGTGCGAACAGGGCGTCGACTATTTCACCATCCACGCCGGCATCCGCCTCAAGCACATTCACCTCACGGCAGACCGGGTCACTGGCATCGTCAGCCGCGGCGGCTCGATTATTTCGCAGTGGTGCCTGGCGCATCACAAGGAAAGCTTCCTGTATGAGAAGTTCGACGAGATCTGCGACATCCTTGCCGCCTATGACGTCGCGTTCTCGCTGGGTGACGGGTTCCGCCCCGGTTCCGGCGCCGATGCCAACGACGCGGCACAGTTCGCCGAGCTGGAAACACTGGGCGAACTGACCAAGATCGCCTGGGCCAAGGACGTGCAGGTGATGATCGAAGGCCCCGGCCACGTGCCGATGCACAAGATCAAGCTGAACATGGAAAAGCAGTTGGACGTCTGCGGCGAAGCCCCTTTCTACACGCTGGGCCCGCTCGTCACCGACATCGCGCCGGGTTACGACCACATCACTTCGGGGATCGGTGCCGCCATGATCGGCTGGTACGGCACGGCGATGCTGTGTTACGTGACCCCGAAGGAGCATCTGGGCCTACCTGATCGCAACGACGTCAAGGAAGGCGTGGTCACCTACAAGATCGCGGCGCACGCCGCCGATCTGGCCAAGGGCCATCCGGGTGCGGCGGCGCGCGACGATGCACTTTCGCGCGCACGGTTCGAGTTCCGCTGGGAAGACCAGTTCAACCTCGGTCTCGATCCCGACCGGGCGCGTGACTTTCACGACCAGACCCTGCCCAAGGACGCGCACAAGACGGCGCACTTCTGTTCCATGTGCGGGCCGAAATTCTGCGCCATGGAGATCACCAACCTTGTGCGCGACTACGCCAAGGACGGCATGGAGGAAATGTCGAAGAAGTTCGTCGACGAAGGCGCCGAGCTTTACAAGGAAGAGTACAAGGACGAAGCCGCCAAGGTCGCGGCGTCCGGCGACGACGACTGA